The following nucleotide sequence is from Gammaproteobacteria bacterium.
AATAACATTATCTTTGCTCATGTGGTGTGCTTCCTTTGTCGTTTGTTTTTCAGCGAAAACAATTATACAACAAAGGGCACGCCACCCTTTCTAGGTGCTCATACACCAGAAATGATCATAACTCGTATTTTTAAAAAAGTAAATTTATAAAAGTTAAATACAACTGGGTCTATTAATTGGAGAAATATGGCAAATAGCAAAGCCAATATTAATTGTGCTTGTGTGATCTGAAATAGATGTCGCAAACTAACGAGATTATCTTTTTTATCTCTCGCATTGAATTGGTGTCGAAATACCTGCGCACCAATCCAGAAAAACACCTTATACACAAACGAACGCATCCACCAAAATGCGCGATGTTGCGATAAAAAGAGCAATAATGAATTTTTCATGCTTCAGCACTCATCATATCTCTCCCTTGCTGAACTGGCTGCTCACATGAATTATGTAATTGCCCTGAAAATGCTGAAGCTAATACTGATTGTTTGTTTTTTTCTGCTTTTCTAAGCTGAACACCCAGATCATCGTCTAAACGTTGTATTACTACAAATCGTTGCTCTACCAACCGGACAATTTCTTCTTGTTCCTCAATGCTTGGCAAAGCTATTTGTAAAGTCTTTAAGTTGTCTAAATTTAATCCTGGTTTCCCAGCACCATAAGCCGCCTCTTCTAGCTTCTTTCTTGCTCCGTCTTTACTTAGTAGATATGTATAAAGATATTTCACGCATTTCGTTATCGTCGGTCTACATAACGCAACATGTTGGCTTACATAGGCTTCATCTAATTCAATATTTACATAACCTGTCTTTGTGACATTTGCACCAGTGATGGTAATCAGAAGATCTCCATACTTAACTCTTGTTCTCATGCCTTCTGCTTTATCGGGCAAACTTACATATGCAATACTATCTAAATTTAATACATCAAATTTCAAATTTTGAGCTCGTATAAACGTTGCACCAGAATCTGCGTAATACTTAGCCCACCCTCTTGAACCTGATGTTATATATTCAGTCAACTGGTCTAATGAAGCTGTTATCCATTCATTTGGCAGTTCAAGATCTTCTGGAAGGACAGGTTCTATATACTTCTCCTTCCACTTGTCATCCTTAGGCATTTTGCCTTTGGCTTTGAATTGTTCGAGCTGTTGTTCTTCCCATTTTTGGCGGCGTTCTTTGAGGATGCGTTCGAGTAGTTGGGAGGCGGGTTCGAGTTTGGTCGCTCCCGGCGTCCTGCCTCCCGCGACATTAGCACTTCCTTGTGCGTCATCTTTGATTCTTGCCTCGCGCCATCCTTTAGTTAGCTCACCGGTGACAGCGGCTTTGAGGACGGATTGGCGGTATTGTTTGAGGAGTTGTTTGGCTTTTTTTAGGGCTTCTATGCCGGCGTCGATATGGGAGAAGAGTTCTTCGATTTTGGCGACGATACGTTTTTGTTGTTCGGGTGGTGCAACAGGAATTGGCGTTGATTCAACAGCACCTTTACTTAATTCCACTTGATTTGTAGAACCTGATTGCATTGCTTCAATGCTGTTTTGTACAGCAGGCCCCATTACCCAATAGTGAACATACTTTGGTTCCATGCCTTCACCAGAACGCACTATCGTCACATGACTGTCTGCAACAAGCTTTTCACCTTCTTTAAGATGAACAATTGCAGCTCTGCCAATCGTTCCGGTGCCGGTACTATTCCAAAGCAAATCACCGTTTTGTAGAAAACGCTTCTCTTCCCATTTCTCAAATTGGTCGGGATGTATATATTTTAGATGCTCTCTATCAATTCCATGCCATCGCACACACTTCTGATTGACAACAGGCAGTTCACTGAACTCAGTATATTTAGGTGATTTTCCACGCTGAATGTATGACGCGATATCGCCCAGAGTGGAAGCGACCCACCCTTCAGGTAATTCATCTTTATTTAGTTCTACTTTTTTTGCTTCTGCCACTTGCAAACCTTTACGCTATTAAATAGCCATTTAATTCTTGTATTAAATAATCTAAATCTTTTCCAAACAACTCCCTCGCCTTTAACAAACCACCTTCCTGGTTAAAGGGGATGTAGTTAAAGTCGTCTACTGTCATTTCGGCATTCTGGGCGATTTGGTCTTTTATTTTGTTGAGCCAGGCGAGTTGGTCTGGCTGGAATGCTTTGTTTTGTTGTTTTAGCCAGTTATCAAAGCGGTTGTTGACCAGTTCGGTGAAGGGTTCGAGTACGTCGCTGAGGCCTGTGGAAAATCGGATGAGGCTGACGATATTGGTTAACAGTTCTTTGGGCGGCACGCCTTTGACTTTGTTCTTTTCCAACTGCTCGTAGGCCTTCCACACCTCTATGGGTGCGAGGTTATACGGTGGTTGTTGGATTTCTTCTGCCAGTTTTTCGATTTGCTCGTAACTCAGGTGGCGCTTTTGATAGGGCTGCTGGTAGATGAGCTGGATGGCATCGAGTTCGTCTTTGTGGTCTTGGATAAATTGGGCCCAGTTTTTTATGAGATTTTCCGCTCGCTCTTTGGTGAAGCCCACTTTGTCCTGTATAAGTTCATCGGCGCTGTCGTCAAATATCTGGTCGGTGTCTCGCCGGTAGTCTTCCAGTAAATCGCGCAGGTCCGGGTCGTGAAAAACCTGGATGAGCAAATCTGCCTGTGATTTGAAGGCGTGCTGTATGTCTTGGTCGGTGACCTCGTCTTTTCCTGTTTCTGCCTGGGCCAGCTTGACCAGGTTTTCGTCTTTGGTGGCGTGGATGAGGTTTGCTGCCACTGCCAGTATGGATGTGGGTGGTTGGTATTCCTTGGGCAGTACGCCGGTCGATTGAGCTGGCGCGACTTTTAGTATGAGCTGCTTGATGTGGTTGCGCTGTTGTGGGTTGAGCTTCATATCCAGCCTCAGCAGGCGGTTGCCCAGTGTGCGCAGGCTGTCGCTGTGGCGATCGCCCCTGGCGATTTGCAGCATGAGTTTGTCTGTAGGGACGCTGGGTTTGCTTTCCAAGGATTTGGATTCGGTTTTGTCTGATTCTGTGACGCCGACACAGTCTATCAACACAAATCGGGTTTTTTGTTTTGCGTCCGGGGTGACTCGACGCAGTTCGTCCTCGCCGATAACTCGGGTACCTCGGCCTTTCATTTGCTCGTAGTATCCGGGACTTTTTACGTCGCGCATGAACATGACGATTTCCAGTGGTCTGATATCGGTACCGGTGGCGATCATATCC
It contains:
- a CDS encoding restriction endonuclease subunit S is translated as MAEAKKVELNKDELPEGWVASTLGDIASYIQRGKSPKYTEFSELPVVNQKCVRWHGIDREHLKYIHPDQFEKWEEKRFLQNGDLLWNSTGTGTIGRAAIVHLKEGEKLVADSHVTIVRSGEGMEPKYVHYWVMGPAVQNSIEAMQSGSTNQVELSKGAVESTPIPVAPPEQQKRIVAKIEELFSHIDAGIEALKKAKQLLKQYRQSVLKAAVTGELTKGWREARIKDDAQGSANVAGGRTPGATKLEPASQLLERILKERRQKWEEQQLEQFKAKGKMPKDDKWKEKYIEPVLPEDLELPNEWITASLDQLTEYITSGSRGWAKYYADSGATFIRAQNLKFDVLNLDSIAYVSLPDKAEGMRTRVKYGDLLITITGANVTKTGYVNIELDEAYVSQHVALCRPTITKCVKYLYTYLLSKDGARKKLEEAAYGAGKPGLNLDNLKTLQIALPSIEEQEEIVRLVEQRFVVIQRLDDDLGVQLRKAEKNKQSVLASAFSGQLHNSCEQPVQQGRDMMSAEA